AAGCAGCTTTGCTGACAACCTTATTACGGAACGGGATTTGGTCATCCTCTCTGTCACTATCCGTTAAATCACTTTCATTACATTCCATGTCGGAGTATTCAATGTAGTCATCAGAGAGGGTATGggcaaatttttgaaaaccaGGATAGTTGGGGTTGGTAATTCCCTTTGTTATATAAATATCCATTCTTGAGCTGGGCATTTGAGTAATTTACCTATATGAAAAGATATTGATATAAGGAATTCAGTTAGTAAacttaaatatgtatgtaatttacttatcaaataataaaaacaaaataacagAAACTTAAATGTTCTtggtaaaattttgtaaattatgttTAACTATAGTATATAGTTTgaccattaaaatatttctgtataatttgttttttatttttcgctcaGACTTGTAAAAGGACCTTGCTATCGCACTACTGTCTTATTACAATTTGCACTCATAAAATGTGTTTGTAAAAACTTGTGGTTTCCTTATGTCTTTAAAACATTATCCAAAGGTCTTcgtaatatattttctacaGATATATTAAATATCTTTACCTATATACTTAAatggataaaatattaacagaGCCAAAAAATGTTGGCATAGGTagagtttttatatttttacgtGTCCAAAGtttctgataattataatatattatctCATTCGATTTGTTCAAACTATTActcttaacatttttatatttactataaaatatttattgtactgaaaacaacacaaaatttcaattattaaaTCAATGAAGACTTACAAGGACTTAGGCCTTCCTGCATTCAGATGTAAAAATTACTCCCACACACAAAAGCTAAATTACATGTTTAACGCATGCGCAAATTTTAAGACCCTTGTCCATAGtgtttataataataccaatTATTATgatatcttttttaaatataattttttagaacACGAAAGTTTAATGttgaaatcaataaattgctttttttagttagaaATATACCTTTGTTTAATGAatctaaattataattcaaatttaaagccaaatattcaattttattaaggctagaaaattaaaaacgtttttttacataaatatttatttttttaaaaattttattccaccaataaattaaaaagcaaaTTAGAGTCTGAATGCCCTGacttatttttttgcacttggcattttcttccttttcaaaTATGGTAACACTTTAAGCACAAtgtgatttaaaaacaacCATAATATTGATGTATAAAAGTAGTAGAAACTAAAACACGACTAGGAAAATGGAATAACCGGAGGCGTTACGTATTAGTgaataaaaatgatattattcaAAGGAATTCGGAGGGTGCAAACCCAGCTAAAAACGCCGGTTGACTTGGTGCTCATTCGGGTGAGGTTCTTGGCCATTACGCAATGCCCAACAAACTATAACTTTCACAATTATTCTAGTACTCTACGGCTGCAACAATATCCACCCAAGATGACAGAGGTGCCAGTCCACTGCCACCGGTATCCCAAGTACCCCAGACGGGAAAGGTCCAGCATGTACCCGAAAGTCAAGTTTCTTGGATGCCCAGTCCGTACACCATCCCCGGGAAAACCCTCAGCCAGTACAAGAAGCTGTCCAAATTCCGGCTGACATGTTAGTGAGATGGTTTCCCATTCATGGAGCACCGAAATAAGGTTTACCCTCTTCCATTCCAGCTCTGGTGGTCATCACAACCATGGGAGGCTATGCCATGGCTCCGGCTGCCTTCGATCCCACCACCTTTGTGATGTGCTCCCTGGGCACAGGACTCGTTTCGGCTGCGGCAAATGCCATCAATCAGTATCACGAAGTTCCTTTCGATTCGCAGATGTCGAGGACGAAAAACCGTCTGCTGGTCACGGGACAAATGACGCCGCTGCATGCCGTTACCTTCGCCGCGGTATCGGCAACCGCTGGCCTGAGCATGCTGTACTTCGGTGCCAATGGACTGACGGCGGCGCTGGGAGCGGGAAACCTCCTGCTCTACACATCGATATACACGCCCATGAAGCGCATCAGCATTGCCAACACCTGGGTGGGCTCGATAGTGGGAGCCATCCCTCCGCTGATGGGCTGGGCAGGATGCGCCGGCACCCTCGACGCTGGAGCCATGATCCTGGCCGGAATACTGTACGCCTGGCAGTTTCCCCACTTCAACGCCCTGTCCTGGAACCTTCGACCTGACTACTCGCGTGCGGGCTACCGGATGATGGCCGTCACCAATCCGGGACTGTGTCGCCGCACCGCCTTGCGTTATTCGGTGGCCATCGCTGGACTTTCGGTCATGGCACCGGTCCTGGACGTCACCAACTACTGGTTTGCTCTGGAAACACTACCTCTGAACGCGTACTTCGCATACCTTGGTAAATCTCTTCTATTACCTTTTgagaattttgtttaattcttttcttttaccTGCAGCGTATCGGTTTTATGAAAAGTCGGATAGTGGGAGTTCGCGGaagcttttccgcttttcactTATTCACCTGCCCGCCCTGATGCTCCTGTTTCTGGCCAACAAAAAGGAGTGGTATTTCAGCAAACCCGCCGGAgaggaaaagaaaaaggaTTCCACCTACATCGCAATAAAGCAGTCTGCTAGTAGTCTTGGAAACGTCCTCCCCGTCGCCGTAGCCGAAGGTCCTAGATAGTAACATTAACATTCATAcgaaaaaatgttgagtatCGTTACACAAATATACTAAGAGTTCTGCAACTTGTAAAAACAAATAGTCATTTAATATTAAGGAAAATCGTACCTCTGTGggacaaatttgttttctttaaggAATAAATGACACCACGTccttgataaatatttatgtttagtATAGGGGAAATCCTGAAACTAAAACAGGTGCAATAAACACTTGTAATTGGATTGCTCAGATAATcgcgaaataatttaaattggtgGACATCTAGAGTGCCCAAAACATCACTTCCACTCGTTTCATTTTGGTACTTTGTTCACAGAGCATAGCTCGCGGTACAGTTGGAATTTTGGGAATATGTAACTTCATTCCCACCATTCCACATTACACACAGCTGATTTGTCATTTTATTcttaattctattttattcaATTCCAAAACGATTATAAATTGACATGATCAacgaaaattgtattattaaatattattaaaatattaatattaaaattgtgtttttcaaaaattaacctaCATTTAACAGTGCTAACATTTTTagtgttttctttctttttattttcttgtttgtttattaaaattgcatcacccgaatataaaaacaaaaaattctcaaaattTCAATATGTTTGAACACTATATActtaaaaataagattttttagCAAATAATATTATCAAGCACAGCTATAAAACTAATAATCTAGCTACTTCTAGCTGAACATCTCACATTTATCGATaactaaaataccaaaaaaccCACTTTTCAGTGTGCCTTACTAGTTCATTTGACAAATGCGTTGGTCTTACAATTCGAAAgaactattattatttatttctttgcaCTGGCCTTGATACTTTATCACCTGAATACATTAACATAATTAACTATTAATCGCGATACCAAGATGAATCATGCTGCTGATGTGGTGTAAAAAAACGCTGATGCAAAAGGCGGTGGAGCCCTCGTTTGGTAATTTGAACGGGGAAACTAGATCAAATGAACGCAATCTGTGGCGAACCACTGGagtgaattatttttagtgaGCTGAACGTGGATTGTGACAATGAAAAATTGAGGAATAGTGTTTAcattcattttataatttattttaaagttatctTTTTTGTCTCGATAACGGAGAGGCGTGCGAAAGTTTCTTTACACAGTGCAACACATATAAATTTCTAATTATGTATAATGTACCACATAAGTTTCGTCAAGTTTGTCGATTGTGCC
The genomic region above belongs to Drosophila takahashii strain IR98-3 E-12201 chromosome 2L, DtakHiC1v2, whole genome shotgun sequence and contains:
- the Cox10 gene encoding protoheme IX farnesyltransferase, mitochondrial, whose protein sequence is MILFKGIRRVQTQLKTPVDLVLIRYSTAATISTQDDRGASPLPPVSQVPQTGKVQHVPESQVSWMPSPYTIPGKTLSQYKKLSKFRLTSLVVITTMGGYAMAPAAFDPTTFVMCSLGTGLVSAAANAINQYHEVPFDSQMSRTKNRLLVTGQMTPLHAVTFAAVSATAGLSMLYFGANGLTAALGAGNLLLYTSIYTPMKRISIANTWVGSIVGAIPPLMGWAGCAGTLDAGAMILAGILYAWQFPHFNALSWNLRPDYSRAGYRMMAVTNPGLCRRTALRYSVAIAGLSVMAPVLDVTNYWFALETLPLNAYFAYLAYRFYEKSDSGSSRKLFRFSLIHLPALMLLFLANKKEWYFSKPAGEEKKKDSTYIAIKQSASSLGNVLPVAVAEGPR